One genomic window of Magnolia sinica isolate HGM2019 chromosome 3, MsV1, whole genome shotgun sequence includes the following:
- the LOC131239090 gene encoding uncharacterized protein LOC131239090, whose protein sequence is MKTDANQRDRRKYCYFHCDHGHNTGDCINFKDDIETLIRTGHLRQYIKEEKQSRKEESSTHAADDIVEIWTIFRGPSGGGDSNQSRKAYACSTDPKHYVYLIDRPSKEPRLSPCTPTFTEDNARRIQHPHDDVLIVAMTITNRKVYRILIDTGSSADILYSEAF, encoded by the coding sequence ATGAAGACTGACGCAAATCAACGAGACAGGCGCAAGTATTGCTACTTTCATTGCGACCATGGACATAACACTGGTGACTGTATCAACTTCAAAGATGACATCGAGACCCTCATCCGTACAGGTCATCTGCGACAGTACATAAAGGAAGAGAAGCAATCTCGGAAGGAGGAATCATCGACTCATGCAGCAGATGATATCGTTGAAATCTGGACAATATTCAGAGGACCATCCGGAGGTGGGGACTCTAATCAATCCCGAAAGGCCTACGCTTGCAGCACCGACCCTAAACACTATGTGTACCTCATAGATCGACCAAGCAAGGAACCCCGTTTGAGTCCGTGCACCCCGACTTTCACTGAGGACAATGCAAGGAGGATTCAGCACCCCCATGATGATGTGCTAATAGTCGCGATGACTATAACTAATCGCAAGGTGTATCGGATCCTGATCGACACCGGGAGCTCGGCCGACATATTATACTCGGAAGCGTTTTAA